One window from the genome of Microbulbifer pacificus encodes:
- a CDS encoding DUF2200 domain-containing protein, which translates to MPEHKIFSMPFAKVYPMYVQKAERKGRTKAEVDEIICWLTGYDSTGLQQQIDRESDVKAFFAGAPAMNPKAALIKGVICGVRVEEVEDPLMRKIRYLDKLIDELAKGKAMEKILRRE; encoded by the coding sequence ATGCCCGAACACAAAATTTTTTCCATGCCCTTTGCCAAGGTATATCCCATGTATGTGCAGAAGGCTGAACGCAAGGGGCGTACCAAGGCGGAGGTCGATGAAATTATCTGTTGGCTGACCGGTTATGACAGCACTGGACTCCAACAGCAGATCGACCGGGAAAGCGATGTTAAAGCCTTTTTCGCGGGTGCACCGGCGATGAATCCGAAGGCCGCCCTGATAAAAGGCGTGATTTGCGGCGTGCGTGTTGAAGAGGTCGAAGATCCGCTGATGCGAAAAATCCGCTACCTGGACAAACTGATCGACGAGCTGGCCAAAGGCAAGGCAATGGAAAAAATCCTGCGGCGGGAATAA
- a CDS encoding autotransporter outer membrane beta-barrel domain-containing protein: protein MSYPRAARVPGSGTQALYRVALPLLLTPLASASALAQTTQLIFGGGDDHYTLTSTSSAGSDTGLLIDGGNGNDSLTIHNLDLANPARLQHWETVALTGASRLTLDSHLIFGGNDQLPGHLTINSDSTLRLPYYSSGILANAGQPLTVTNHGLIDMSGKSANLLIIDGNYNGHGSIRMDMVAGDDNSLADRLVISGGHAGGSTRLLFNRLAGSGADTANGILVVETRDGGSTGSGAFYMPEPVSAGPYEYFLFRGTGDPTDADNWYLRSTLHPGDEPVTSPASPGAIFAANGAVVTDSRAAASLLAPPPAAGDTPIRLYRPEIPLYAQAKSLARLTSLQEIGSYHKRRGEQRSWFDGINDDWMRVHHLNADYHWTGDIDNDFDGRITGVQLGTNLWSGPTCTGGAREMGLFVGSTRASGDVTGFARGFSDYAAGQNQLTSHHIGYYFNDYRPDMGYFDFTAKVAYLKLETRSSRGIGDTVTGPQLTLSLEKGFTWTVTEHLNLEPQLQVIANYSNFGTLSDGISTVEIDMTPEANFRAGLRSYNTDTPWLDGRLRLYVFGNVWHTLGGNDQLLFDNKLQTNLERQATWGEFGGGVVLLEHQLGSAFFNVGFQRSLDHLDWSGSTVNLGFNWAW, encoded by the coding sequence ATGTCGTATCCCCGCGCGGCCCGTGTACCCGGCTCGGGCACACAGGCTCTATACAGAGTCGCACTACCACTTCTGCTCACCCCACTGGCTTCTGCAAGCGCCCTTGCCCAGACAACACAGCTCATTTTTGGTGGTGGTGACGATCACTACACCCTCACCTCCACCAGCAGTGCCGGCAGCGACACCGGTCTGCTGATCGACGGCGGTAATGGCAATGACAGTCTGACCATCCACAATCTGGATCTCGCCAATCCCGCGCGACTGCAGCACTGGGAAACCGTTGCACTGACGGGCGCCTCACGCCTCACGCTCGACAGCCACCTGATATTCGGTGGCAACGACCAGTTACCCGGCCATCTCACCATCAACAGCGACAGCACACTCCGGCTTCCGTATTACAGCAGCGGAATCCTGGCGAACGCCGGCCAACCGCTCACCGTGACCAATCACGGTCTTATCGACATGAGCGGAAAAAGCGCCAACCTGTTGATCATCGACGGAAACTACAACGGTCACGGCAGCATTCGCATGGATATGGTGGCCGGCGATGACAACAGTCTCGCCGACCGCCTGGTGATCAGTGGCGGCCACGCCGGCGGCAGTACCCGGCTCCTGTTCAACCGCCTCGCGGGCAGTGGCGCAGATACCGCAAATGGCATCCTCGTGGTGGAAACCAGGGACGGTGGCAGCACCGGCAGCGGCGCCTTTTACATGCCCGAGCCCGTATCCGCCGGACCTTACGAGTATTTCCTGTTCCGCGGCACCGGTGACCCCACCGACGCCGACAACTGGTATCTCCGTTCAACCCTCCACCCCGGCGACGAACCGGTTACCAGCCCCGCCTCCCCTGGCGCGATATTCGCCGCAAATGGCGCCGTTGTCACAGACAGCCGTGCCGCCGCGTCACTTCTCGCACCGCCCCCGGCCGCCGGCGACACGCCCATCCGCCTGTATCGCCCGGAAATTCCGCTCTACGCCCAGGCAAAATCCTTAGCGCGCCTTACCTCGCTGCAGGAGATCGGCAGCTACCACAAGCGCCGCGGCGAGCAGCGCAGCTGGTTCGATGGTATCAACGATGACTGGATGCGGGTGCACCACTTAAACGCCGACTACCACTGGACCGGCGATATCGACAATGACTTCGACGGCCGTATCACTGGCGTGCAACTCGGCACCAACCTCTGGTCCGGTCCCACCTGCACCGGTGGTGCCCGCGAGATGGGGCTGTTTGTCGGCAGCACCCGCGCCAGTGGCGACGTCACGGGCTTCGCGCGCGGATTTTCCGATTACGCCGCGGGCCAGAACCAGCTGACCAGCCACCACATCGGCTACTACTTCAACGACTACCGCCCGGACATGGGCTACTTCGACTTCACCGCCAAGGTCGCATATCTGAAGCTGGAGACCCGATCCTCCCGCGGTATCGGCGATACGGTTACCGGTCCACAGCTCACCCTGTCCCTGGAAAAGGGGTTTACCTGGACAGTCACAGAGCATCTGAACCTTGAACCCCAGCTGCAAGTCATCGCCAACTACAGCAACTTCGGTACCCTGAGCGATGGCATCTCCACGGTGGAAATCGACATGACCCCGGAAGCCAACTTCCGCGCTGGTCTGCGCAGCTACAATACCGACACCCCGTGGCTTGACGGCCGGCTGCGCCTCTATGTATTCGGCAATGTCTGGCATACCCTCGGTGGCAATGATCAGCTGCTGTTCGACAACAAACTGCAGACCAACCTTGAGCGCCAGGCCACCTGGGGCGAATTTGGTGGCGGAGTGGTGCTGCTGGAACACCAGCTCGGCAGCGCATTTTTCAATGTCGGCTTCCAGCGCTCCCTGGACCACCTGGACTGGTCCGGCAGCACCGTCAACCTGGGCTTCAACTGGGCCTGGTAG
- a CDS encoding DEAD/DEAH box helicase, translated as MIAFTLNSIHNMTDDRTFDRGQDYFLRGRVQEALWDEEAQIYRGRVKGSARFVYRVELDVEQGHLVGLCSCPVALNCKHAVATALELLQRTEHREAPSAKPPRVPAAAPRAPQWQRWLEHLPPAPRSRPAQLEHGHHYLQYVLELNTQGRLQLATKKGYLKKDGSWSQLKYFSPDTTRLGWSRPSHLLDEDITILQLLPRINAVGQLGLIGEQGRQALTHLCYSGRFYFEDTPIQRGAARALTWHWQAHDNNSRQLIAELEGIESGTAWKLIPVNPPSYLNTDTAEVGDIVTPLPTGQLAHLLEMPPVSETDLGLMSVQLRQIIPAAHLPLPVEPRLRTIREFTPHITLVGCDLDHYKLPALKLHFDYAGFALPPPYSKQFDGAEKTVAQDNTYFHIVRDLEAEHHCCDRIHAQGLYLIPEALGSQEEIWVLDVTTPGKIFEHWHALLSQQFPEWEDQGWIIDTDPSYQFDVERAHITIELADSDNRWFEFGLNIALANGRQLPIVDLVERWLEQNAPREMTINVDGDWVSVDTGPLQNIRGLLLDLLREKKLGTPVRLPAFQAAQFDGVGNVDERHAPITHKLVEQLNNFSGLEPIPTPKHLKATLRHYQREGLSWLVFLQRHSFGGILADDMGLGKTLQTLALVQYMKEHALLSRPALVVAPTSLTGNWVREAAQFAPQLNVILIHGPDRAANFDEIEHSDLVITTYPLLVRDSDHYRNIPFSVTVLDEAQAIKNPSTKIAECVRTLRSDTRLCLSGTPLENHLGELWSLMDFALPGLLGGRKTFQQAYRTPIENHGDHDRQRELARKIRPFMLRRTKSEVVSELPPKIETTQYVELGSRQRALYESVRISLEKRIRDLVARQGMGRSHIEFLDALLKLRQTCIDPRLVKLDKAADVNESAKLEWLAESLPLLLEEGRSVLIFSQFTQVLKLIEDQLAALGIDYAKLTGQTRKRQDAIDRFQNGDVRVFLISLKAGGAGLNLTAADVVIHMDPWWNPAVENQATDRAHRIGQEKPVFVYKLVAADTVEERIQRMQQQKQALADALFDATSSAALPADHAELLSLLSA; from the coding sequence TTGATCGCCTTTACCCTGAACAGCATTCACAACATGACCGACGACCGCACGTTTGATCGCGGCCAGGACTATTTCCTGCGCGGGCGGGTGCAGGAGGCGCTGTGGGACGAAGAGGCACAGATCTACCGCGGCCGCGTAAAAGGGTCAGCACGTTTTGTGTACCGGGTGGAACTGGATGTCGAACAGGGACATCTGGTTGGTCTCTGCTCCTGTCCGGTCGCGCTCAACTGCAAGCACGCGGTGGCCACGGCGCTGGAACTCTTGCAGCGTACCGAACACCGGGAAGCCCCCAGCGCGAAACCGCCGCGAGTACCGGCCGCCGCTCCCAGGGCCCCGCAGTGGCAGCGCTGGCTGGAACATCTGCCCCCGGCGCCGCGCTCGCGCCCGGCGCAACTGGAGCACGGCCATCACTATCTGCAGTATGTACTGGAACTCAATACCCAGGGACGCCTGCAGCTCGCTACCAAGAAGGGCTACCTGAAAAAAGACGGCAGCTGGAGCCAGCTCAAGTATTTTTCACCGGATACCACCCGACTCGGGTGGAGCCGCCCCAGTCATCTGCTGGATGAAGACATTACCATTCTGCAGCTGCTGCCGCGCATTAACGCCGTCGGGCAGTTGGGGCTTATCGGTGAGCAGGGACGGCAGGCACTCACCCACCTGTGCTACAGCGGACGCTTCTACTTTGAAGATACCCCCATTCAACGCGGCGCCGCGCGGGCACTCACCTGGCACTGGCAGGCGCACGATAATAACAGCAGACAACTGATCGCGGAGCTGGAGGGTATCGAATCCGGCACGGCGTGGAAGCTGATCCCCGTCAACCCACCCTCTTATCTGAATACCGATACGGCCGAGGTCGGTGATATCGTCACGCCGCTGCCCACTGGCCAGCTGGCGCACCTGCTGGAGATGCCACCGGTATCCGAGACCGATCTCGGACTGATGTCGGTACAGTTACGGCAGATAATTCCCGCGGCGCACCTGCCACTACCCGTAGAACCCAGGCTGCGAACCATTCGCGAATTTACCCCGCACATTACGCTGGTGGGCTGCGATCTCGATCACTACAAATTGCCGGCGCTGAAACTGCACTTCGATTACGCCGGCTTCGCCCTGCCCCCGCCCTACAGTAAACAGTTCGACGGCGCGGAAAAAACGGTCGCGCAGGACAACACCTACTTCCACATCGTCCGCGACCTGGAAGCGGAGCACCACTGCTGCGACCGGATTCACGCCCAGGGGCTGTATCTGATTCCCGAAGCTCTGGGAAGTCAGGAAGAAATATGGGTACTGGATGTCACCACGCCGGGAAAAATCTTTGAGCATTGGCATGCGTTGCTGTCGCAACAATTTCCCGAGTGGGAAGACCAGGGCTGGATAATCGATACCGATCCCAGCTACCAGTTTGATGTTGAGCGTGCCCACATCACCATCGAGCTCGCCGACAGCGACAATCGCTGGTTCGAGTTCGGACTGAATATCGCACTCGCGAACGGTCGCCAGTTGCCTATTGTGGATCTGGTCGAGCGCTGGCTGGAGCAGAATGCACCGCGGGAAATGACCATCAACGTGGATGGCGATTGGGTCAGTGTGGACACCGGCCCCTTACAGAATATTCGCGGCCTGTTGCTGGATTTGTTGCGGGAGAAAAAGCTCGGCACCCCAGTGCGGCTACCCGCGTTTCAGGCCGCGCAATTTGACGGCGTGGGAAATGTCGATGAGCGCCATGCGCCCATCACCCATAAACTGGTTGAGCAGCTCAACAATTTTTCCGGACTGGAGCCCATTCCCACCCCTAAACACCTCAAGGCAACCCTGCGCCACTATCAGCGGGAAGGCCTCAGTTGGCTGGTGTTCCTGCAGCGCCACAGCTTCGGCGGCATTCTCGCCGATGACATGGGCCTCGGCAAAACGTTGCAGACACTCGCACTGGTGCAATACATGAAGGAGCACGCGCTGCTGAGCAGACCCGCGCTGGTGGTCGCCCCCACCAGCCTCACCGGTAACTGGGTACGGGAGGCCGCACAGTTTGCGCCACAGCTGAACGTCATTCTGATACACGGGCCGGACCGGGCCGCGAACTTTGACGAGATCGAACACAGCGACCTCGTGATCACCACCTACCCGCTGCTGGTGCGTGACAGCGATCACTACCGCAATATCCCGTTCAGTGTAACGGTGCTGGACGAAGCCCAGGCCATCAAAAACCCCAGCACCAAAATCGCCGAGTGCGTGCGCACACTCCGTAGCGATACTCGCCTTTGCCTGTCCGGTACCCCACTGGAAAATCATCTCGGGGAACTCTGGTCGCTGATGGACTTCGCGCTTCCCGGGCTGCTCGGCGGGCGCAAGACATTTCAACAGGCCTATCGCACACCGATCGAAAATCATGGCGATCACGATCGACAACGGGAACTGGCGCGCAAGATACGTCCGTTTATGCTGCGTCGCACGAAATCAGAAGTCGTTTCAGAACTGCCACCGAAAATTGAAACCACCCAGTATGTGGAGCTCGGCAGCAGACAGCGCGCTCTGTATGAGAGCGTGCGTATCAGCCTGGAAAAGCGCATTCGCGATTTAGTGGCGCGCCAAGGCATGGGCAGGAGTCATATCGAATTTCTCGATGCCCTGCTGAAACTGCGTCAGACCTGCATCGACCCGCGCCTGGTAAAACTGGACAAGGCCGCGGATGTCAACGAGAGCGCGAAGCTGGAGTGGCTGGCTGAAAGCCTGCCGCTGCTGCTGGAAGAAGGCCGCAGTGTCCTGATTTTTTCCCAGTTCACCCAAGTGCTGAAGCTGATCGAAGACCAGCTTGCAGCGCTCGGGATCGACTACGCAAAACTCACCGGGCAGACCCGCAAACGCCAGGATGCCATCGACCGCTTCCAGAACGGCGACGTGCGTGTATTCCTGATCAGCCTCAAGGCCGGCGGCGCCGGCCTCAATCTCACTGCTGCGGATGTGGTCATCCACATGGACCCGTGGTGGAATCCCGCGGTGGAAAACCAGGCCACCGATCGCGCCCACCGCATCGGCCAGGAAAAGCCGGTGTTTGTGTACAAACTGGTGGCGGCGGATACGGTGGAAGAGCGCATTCAACGGATGCAGCAACAGAAACAGGCGCTCGCCGACGCGCTGTTCGATGCAACGTCTTCGGCGGCCCTGCCCGCGGACCACGCGGAGCTTCTGTCACTGCTGTCAGCCTAG
- a CDS encoding diacylglycerol kinase, with the protein MEEQFVNKPGKTGISRLIDATEYSRQGLLATWRNEAAFRQEVTLAIFLIPAALWLGETGVERALLIGATLLVMIVELLNSAVEAVVDRVGPEKHPLSKIAKDTGSAAVSISLLMWLSTWGCILLPRWIS; encoded by the coding sequence ATGGAAGAGCAGTTTGTGAATAAACCCGGTAAAACCGGCATTTCCCGCCTGATCGACGCCACCGAATACTCCCGCCAGGGATTACTTGCCACCTGGCGCAACGAAGCCGCCTTCCGCCAGGAAGTGACCCTTGCCATTTTCCTGATCCCCGCCGCCCTGTGGCTGGGCGAAACCGGTGTAGAGCGCGCCCTGCTGATCGGCGCCACCCTGCTGGTAATGATTGTCGAGCTGCTCAACAGCGCCGTGGAAGCGGTGGTTGACCGGGTCGGCCCGGAAAAACACCCGCTGTCGAAAATCGCCAAAGACACCGGCTCCGCGGCAGTCTCCATTTCCCTGCTGATGTGGCTCAGCACCTGGGGATGCATCCTGCTGCCACGCTGGATCAGTTGA
- a CDS encoding DUF3298 and DUF4163 domain-containing protein, whose protein sequence is MTIYNTAGKARFLGSLALFTMLLNLAACEKSVSVTGPLASKMEIQEWRAPDCKPEEDCTSVVVKREVFTERPALNDAVLRQLIEQLQGNGEAPAAPGDTSLAQVAQAFIDDAAEVSDISSARWQLTGDAKKLAQRDNLLTMAVTSYIYSGGAHGMSVTRWLNWDLNEDHPVALADVIKPGAEAEFWARARTAHGEWLDTQSMDADFRQNWPFVHSDDFRLTEDGLVLLYGVYTLGPYSMGEIELTLPWTQLADVVREHYLPEGGH, encoded by the coding sequence ATGACGATTTACAACACCGCAGGAAAGGCACGGTTTCTCGGCTCACTGGCCCTGTTCACGATGCTGCTGAATCTGGCGGCCTGTGAAAAGAGTGTGTCCGTCACTGGACCGCTTGCATCGAAAATGGAAATACAGGAGTGGCGCGCGCCGGATTGCAAGCCGGAGGAGGACTGCACCTCGGTGGTGGTCAAGCGCGAGGTTTTCACCGAGCGTCCCGCCCTGAATGATGCCGTGCTCCGCCAGCTGATCGAGCAACTTCAGGGCAATGGTGAGGCGCCGGCCGCGCCGGGCGATACCAGCCTCGCACAGGTGGCGCAGGCATTTATCGACGATGCGGCAGAGGTATCGGATATCTCCAGTGCCCGCTGGCAATTGACCGGCGATGCCAAAAAACTAGCGCAGCGGGACAACCTGCTCACGATGGCGGTCACCAGCTATATCTACAGTGGGGGCGCCCACGGTATGTCGGTAACCCGCTGGTTGAACTGGGATCTGAATGAGGACCACCCGGTTGCGCTGGCGGATGTAATAAAGCCGGGGGCGGAGGCCGAGTTCTGGGCTCGGGCCCGGACGGCGCACGGGGAGTGGCTGGATACGCAGAGTATGGATGCAGACTTTCGGCAGAACTGGCCGTTTGTTCACAGCGATGACTTCCGCCTCACGGAAGACGGTCTGGTACTGCTCTACGGTGTGTATACCCTTGGTCCTTACTCGATGGGCGAAATTGAACTGACGCTACCGTGGACGCAACTGGCGGACGTGGTTCGGGAACACTATCTGCCAGAGGGTGGACACTGA
- the rpoD gene encoding RNA polymerase sigma factor RpoD, producing MTDKTQQQKTTSRIRELIARGKEQGYLTYAEVNDHLPEDISDPDQVEDIIGMINDMGIKVFESAPDAEELLMAEGDSSADEIAAAEAAAALAAVESDVGRTTDPVRMYMREMGTVELLTREGEIAIAKRIEEGLRELMAALAYWPGAVQQVIDEYALIEKEERRIPDVVAGWLDPAEDVPPGAQAGQDNDTSSSDSSDDDSDSDSDDDDDDSSTDEEEESNSGIDPEELAARMTALIAAQKKADAAIKKHGRDSKEAGEAMEAVGEIFRFFKLAPRQFDPLYNQVRSILDEVREQERVVMNLCIKKAKMPRKTFIKEFPGNEVNDDWIPSIVKKKRDYSDALRQVAEEIQRAQRKLTQAQDKAQLEIGQIKEINRRMSIGEARSRRAKKEMVEANLRLVISIAKKYTNRGLQFLDLIQEGNIGLMKAVDKFEYRRGYKFSTYATWWIRQAITRSIADQARTIRIPVHMIETINKLNRISRQMLQEMGREPTPEELGERMDMPEDKVRKVLKIAKEPISMETPIGDDEDSHLGDFIEDQNQASPVDTATATGLHDATRAVLSGLTAREAKVLRMRFGIDMNTDHTLEEVGKQFDVTRERIRQIEAKALRKLRHPSRSEHLRSFLDE from the coding sequence ATGACCGACAAAACCCAGCAGCAAAAGACCACCTCCCGCATCAGAGAGCTGATCGCCCGCGGTAAAGAGCAGGGCTATCTGACCTATGCCGAGGTGAATGACCACCTGCCGGAGGACATCTCCGATCCAGATCAGGTGGAAGACATCATCGGCATGATCAACGACATGGGCATCAAGGTGTTCGAAAGTGCACCGGATGCCGAAGAACTGTTGATGGCCGAAGGCGATAGTTCCGCCGATGAAATCGCCGCCGCCGAAGCCGCCGCTGCCCTCGCGGCGGTAGAGTCCGACGTCGGCCGCACCACCGACCCGGTGCGCATGTACATGCGCGAAATGGGTACCGTGGAACTGCTCACCCGCGAAGGTGAGATCGCCATTGCCAAACGTATCGAAGAAGGCCTGCGCGAGCTGATGGCCGCCCTCGCCTATTGGCCCGGTGCCGTGCAGCAGGTCATCGACGAGTACGCGCTGATCGAGAAGGAAGAGCGCCGCATTCCCGATGTGGTTGCCGGCTGGCTCGACCCTGCGGAAGACGTGCCCCCTGGCGCCCAGGCCGGCCAGGACAACGACACGTCCAGCAGCGATAGCAGCGACGACGACAGCGATTCCGACAGTGATGACGACGATGACGACTCCTCTACCGATGAAGAGGAAGAGAGCAACAGCGGTATCGATCCGGAAGAGCTGGCGGCGCGTATGACAGCGCTGATCGCCGCGCAGAAGAAAGCCGATGCCGCGATCAAGAAACACGGCCGCGACTCCAAAGAGGCCGGCGAGGCCATGGAAGCGGTGGGCGAGATCTTCCGCTTCTTCAAGCTGGCCCCGCGTCAGTTCGACCCGCTGTACAACCAGGTCCGCAGTATTCTCGACGAAGTGCGCGAACAGGAGCGCGTCGTCATGAATCTGTGTATCAAGAAAGCGAAGATGCCGCGCAAGACCTTCATCAAGGAATTCCCCGGCAACGAAGTGAACGACGACTGGATTCCGTCCATCGTCAAGAAGAAGCGCGACTACTCCGACGCTCTGCGCCAGGTGGCTGAAGAGATCCAGCGCGCCCAGCGCAAGCTGACCCAGGCCCAGGACAAGGCCCAGCTGGAAATCGGCCAGATCAAGGAGATCAACCGCCGCATGTCCATCGGCGAGGCCCGCTCCCGTCGCGCCAAGAAGGAAATGGTCGAGGCCAACCTGCGTCTGGTGATCTCCATCGCCAAGAAGTACACCAACCGCGGCCTGCAGTTCCTGGACCTGATCCAGGAGGGCAACATCGGCCTGATGAAGGCGGTGGACAAGTTCGAATACCGTCGCGGCTACAAGTTCTCCACCTACGCCACCTGGTGGATTCGCCAGGCCATTACCCGCTCCATCGCGGATCAGGCGCGCACCATCCGTATTCCGGTGCACATGATTGAGACCATCAACAAGCTCAATCGCATCAGCCGCCAGATGCTGCAGGAGATGGGACGCGAGCCCACCCCGGAAGAGCTGGGCGAGCGCATGGACATGCCGGAAGACAAGGTGCGCAAGGTACTGAAAATCGCCAAGGAGCCGATCTCCATGGAGACGCCCATCGGCGACGACGAAGATTCCCATCTGGGCGACTTCATCGAAGACCAGAACCAGGCCTCCCCGGTGGATACCGCTACCGCAACCGGTCTGCACGACGCCACCCGCGCGGTGCTCTCCGGGCTGACGGCACGGGAAGCCAAGGTACTGCGCATGCGCTTCGGTATCGATATGAACACCGACCACACTCTCGAGGAAGTGGGCAAGCAGTTCGACGTGACCCGCGAGCGTATCCGTCAGATCGAAGCCAAGGCGTTGCGCAAACTGCGCCACCCCTCGCGCTCCGAACACCTGCGCAGCTTCCTGGACGAGTAA
- a CDS encoding MFS transporter encodes MHSLSAQQQRSTIWRLAIAQALAGANSVVAYATGAIIGNKLAPTPLLATLPLSIFVVGMALCTLPAGAIAGRYGRRAAFLSGASAGVLAGLLAMVATFVGGVDGFWLFCLSTFFGGAYAAVVLSFRFAAADAVAPERKAQALSMVMIGGVAAGVVGPQLVTWTMDLRPEPLFAVTFFAQAAVAAVSGLILLGVRLPKPVAAEGRGGRPLAVIVRQPRFIAAATCGAISYTLMNFLMTAAPLAMHMHGHSTASSNLGLQWHVIAMFGPSFFTGRFIARFGAERVMMLGLLLIGISAAVGLMGREVMHFWWTLTLLGLGWNFGFLGASALVLECHSDAEKTRVQSLNDFIVFGLMALGSFVSGGLLSVFGWNTVLWVSFPPLAITVVALAILQFRGKPDPSPAEAVK; translated from the coding sequence ATGCATTCACTGAGCGCGCAGCAACAGCGCAGCACGATCTGGCGGCTCGCCATCGCCCAGGCGCTGGCCGGGGCGAACTCAGTGGTGGCCTACGCCACTGGCGCCATCATTGGCAATAAGCTGGCACCGACGCCGCTGCTGGCAACCCTGCCGCTGTCTATTTTTGTGGTGGGTATGGCACTTTGCACACTTCCCGCAGGCGCGATCGCCGGGCGCTACGGTCGCCGCGCCGCATTTCTGAGCGGCGCCAGTGCCGGTGTGCTCGCCGGCCTGCTGGCCATGGTCGCTACCTTCGTGGGTGGGGTGGATGGTTTCTGGCTGTTCTGTCTGTCGACCTTTTTTGGCGGCGCGTATGCCGCCGTCGTGTTGTCGTTCCGCTTTGCCGCGGCGGATGCGGTAGCGCCGGAGCGCAAGGCGCAGGCTCTGTCGATGGTGATGATCGGCGGTGTTGCCGCTGGAGTGGTGGGGCCGCAACTGGTGACCTGGACCATGGACCTGCGGCCAGAGCCGCTGTTCGCTGTCACGTTTTTTGCGCAGGCCGCGGTGGCTGCGGTTTCCGGGCTGATCCTGCTCGGCGTGCGCCTGCCCAAACCTGTTGCCGCCGAGGGCCGTGGCGGGCGACCGCTGGCGGTGATTGTGCGGCAGCCCCGTTTTATCGCCGCCGCGACCTGTGGGGCTATCTCCTATACGCTGATGAATTTCCTGATGACTGCCGCCCCGCTCGCCATGCATATGCATGGGCACTCAACCGCGTCATCCAATCTCGGTCTGCAATGGCATGTGATTGCCATGTTCGGCCCCAGCTTTTTTACCGGCAGATTCATTGCGCGTTTCGGAGCCGAGCGGGTAATGATGCTGGGCCTGCTGTTGATCGGCATCTCCGCCGCGGTGGGGCTTATGGGCCGGGAAGTGATGCATTTCTGGTGGACGTTGACCCTACTGGGACTGGGGTGGAACTTCGGTTTTCTCGGGGCCTCGGCCCTGGTGCTGGAATGCCACAGCGATGCGGAAAAAACCCGAGTGCAGTCGCTCAATGACTTTATCGTATTCGGTCTGATGGCCCTGGGGTCGTTCGTCTCCGGAGGGCTGCTGAGCGTGTTCGGATGGAATACGGTGCTGTGGGTTTCATTCCCGCCGCTCGCGATCACCGTCGTTGCGCTCGCGATACTGCAATTCCGCGGGAAACCCGATCCATCCCCGGCGGAAGCTGTGAAGTGA